A section of the Streptomyces sp. CG1 genome encodes:
- the serS gene encoding serine--tRNA ligase, whose amino-acid sequence MIDLRLLREDPDRARASQRARGEDVALVDSLLSADERRRSSGVRFDELRAEQKQLGKLIPKATGDEKAELLKRAEQLKADVKAADAERDAADAETQELLLRLGNLVHPDVPVGGEEDFVTLETHGAIRDFGAEGFEPKDHLELGQILGAIDVERGAKVSGSRFYFLTGVGALLELALVNAAIAQATAAGFTPMLTPALVRPQSMAGTGFLGQAAQDVYHLDKDDLYLVGTSEVPLAAYHMDEIIDADRLPLRYAGFSPCFRREAGSHGKDTRGIFRVHQFDKVEMFSYVAPEDSQAEHQRLLEWEKQWLTSLELPFRVIDVASGDLGSSAARKYDCEAWIPTQGKYRELTSTSDCTEFQSRRLSIRVRDGKQVKPLATLNGTLCAVPRTIVAVLENHQQADGSVRVPEVLRPYLGGREVLEPVAR is encoded by the coding sequence GTGATTGACCTTCGCCTGCTCCGTGAGGACCCCGACCGTGCGCGCGCGTCCCAGCGCGCCCGTGGAGAGGACGTCGCGCTCGTCGACTCCCTCCTGTCTGCCGACGAGCGGCGCAGGTCCTCCGGCGTCCGCTTCGACGAGCTGCGCGCCGAGCAGAAGCAGCTCGGCAAGCTGATCCCCAAGGCCACCGGCGACGAGAAGGCCGAACTGCTCAAGCGCGCCGAGCAGCTGAAGGCGGACGTCAAGGCCGCCGACGCCGAGCGGGACGCGGCCGACGCCGAGACCCAGGAGCTGCTGCTCCGTCTCGGCAACCTCGTCCACCCCGACGTGCCCGTCGGCGGCGAGGAGGACTTCGTCACGCTGGAGACGCACGGCGCGATCCGTGACTTCGGTGCCGAGGGCTTCGAGCCCAAGGACCACCTGGAGCTGGGCCAGATCCTCGGCGCGATCGACGTCGAGCGCGGCGCCAAGGTCTCCGGCTCCCGCTTCTACTTCCTCACCGGTGTCGGCGCCCTGCTGGAGCTGGCCCTGGTGAACGCGGCGATCGCCCAGGCCACGGCGGCCGGCTTCACGCCCATGCTCACCCCGGCGCTGGTCCGCCCCCAGTCCATGGCGGGCACCGGCTTCCTCGGCCAGGCCGCCCAGGACGTCTACCACCTCGACAAGGACGACCTGTACCTGGTCGGCACGTCCGAGGTGCCGCTGGCGGCCTACCACATGGACGAGATCATCGACGCGGACCGTCTCCCCCTGCGCTACGCGGGCTTCTCCCCCTGCTTCCGCCGCGAGGCCGGCTCGCACGGCAAGGACACCCGTGGCATCTTCCGTGTGCACCAGTTCGACAAGGTCGAGATGTTCTCGTACGTCGCCCCCGAGGACTCCCAGGCGGAGCACCAGCGCCTGCTGGAGTGGGAGAAGCAGTGGCTGACCTCGCTGGAGCTGCCGTTCCGCGTCATCGACGTCGCCAGCGGTGACCTCGGCTCCTCGGCCGCCCGCAAGTACGACTGCGAGGCGTGGATCCCGACCCAGGGCAAGTACCGCGAGCTGACCTCGACCTCGGACTGCACCGAGTTCCAGTCCCGCCGCCTGTCGATCCGCGTCCGCGACGGCAAGCAGGTCAAGCCGCTCGCCACGCTCAACGGCACGCTGTGCGCCGTACCGCGCACGATCGTGGCGGTCCTGGAGAACCACCAGCAGGCCGACGGCTCGGTCCGGGTCCCCGAGGTGCTGCGCCCCTACCTGGGCGGCCGGGAGGTCCTGGAGCCGGTCGCCAGGTGA
- a CDS encoding M24 family metallopeptidase, whose product MTTAVSSELPVELRGFRRVQRLAYECAEAVAARLEPGVTEREAARMQREYLRERGVRDWFHLPFAWFGDRTAFVNFRIPLQFFATDRALEPGMPFILDMAPVYEGYTADIGYSGSLGVNPVQDRLMADLEAHRELILREVRERRPLREIYEDVDRLMVRQGHANRHRAYPFGVIAHKVDRVKQRRFSPHLFGFGTQSLKGLAADALHGHREGWSPLWSPYRFSDHPPQPGLWAVEPHLGFRGTGAKFEEILVVTDSKDPEQSAFWLDDDLPHVRRWAEEK is encoded by the coding sequence ATGACGACGGCAGTGAGCAGCGAACTCCCCGTGGAGCTAAGGGGGTTCAGGCGGGTGCAGCGCCTCGCCTATGAATGCGCGGAAGCGGTCGCGGCGCGGCTGGAGCCGGGCGTGACCGAGCGCGAGGCGGCCCGGATGCAGCGGGAGTATCTGCGCGAGCGCGGGGTGCGGGACTGGTTCCACCTGCCCTTCGCGTGGTTCGGCGACCGCACCGCGTTCGTGAACTTCCGCATCCCCCTGCAGTTCTTCGCCACCGACCGGGCGCTTGAGCCCGGCATGCCCTTCATCCTGGACATGGCGCCGGTGTACGAGGGGTACACGGCGGACATCGGCTACTCGGGCTCGCTCGGGGTGAACCCGGTGCAGGACCGGCTGATGGCCGACCTGGAGGCGCATCGCGAGCTGATCCTGCGCGAGGTGCGCGAACGGCGCCCGCTGCGCGAGATCTACGAGGACGTGGACCGGCTCATGGTCCGCCAGGGCCATGCCAACCGGCATCGCGCGTACCCGTTCGGCGTGATCGCCCACAAGGTGGACCGGGTGAAGCAGCGCCGCTTCTCGCCCCACCTGTTCGGGTTCGGTACGCAGTCCCTGAAGGGCCTGGCCGCCGACGCGTTGCACGGCCACCGCGAGGGCTGGTCGCCGCTGTGGTCGCCGTACCGCTTCTCGGACCACCCGCCGCAGCCGGGTCTGTGGGCGGTCGAACCGCACCTCGGTTTCCGGGGTACGGGCGCGAAGTTCGAGGAGATCCTCGTGGTCACCGACTCGAAGGACCCCGAACAGAGCGCGTTCTGGCTGGACGACGATCTGCCGCATGTGCGGCGCTGGGCGGAGGAGAAGTGA
- a CDS encoding ABC transporter permease subunit — MYDPTVARLTYRALLGRRRALILGALPLLLIVLSVAVRALTGADDQTASDVLGGFAIATMVPIIGVIAGTGAIGPEIDDGSVVYLLSKPLKRPAIIFTKLIVAIAVTMVFSAVPTLIAGLILNGNGQQIAVAYTVAALVSSIAYSALFLLLGTVSRHAVVFGLVYALVWEALFGSLVPGARTLSVQQWSLAVAHKIAGGDLVTSDVSLGTATVLLVAVTALATWYAGQKLRTLKLAGEE, encoded by the coding sequence ATGTACGACCCCACCGTCGCCCGGCTCACCTACCGAGCCCTGCTCGGCCGTCGCCGGGCCCTCATCCTCGGCGCGCTACCGCTGCTGCTGATCGTGCTCTCCGTGGCCGTGCGGGCCCTGACCGGAGCCGACGACCAGACGGCCTCCGACGTGCTCGGCGGCTTCGCGATCGCCACGATGGTGCCGATCATCGGCGTCATCGCGGGCACCGGCGCGATCGGCCCGGAGATAGACGACGGCTCCGTCGTCTATCTGTTGTCCAAGCCGCTGAAGCGGCCCGCGATCATCTTCACCAAGCTGATCGTCGCCATCGCCGTGACCATGGTCTTCTCGGCGGTGCCGACCCTGATCGCGGGCCTGATCCTCAACGGCAACGGCCAGCAGATCGCCGTGGCCTACACCGTTGCCGCGCTGGTCTCCTCCATCGCCTACTCGGCGCTGTTCCTGCTGCTCGGCACGGTCTCCCGGCACGCGGTGGTCTTCGGGCTCGTCTACGCGCTGGTCTGGGAGGCGCTGTTCGGCTCGCTGGTACCCGGCGCGCGCACGCTCAGTGTCCAGCAGTGGTCGCTGGCCGTCGCCCACAAGATCGCCGGCGGGGACCTGGTGACCTCGGACGTCAGTCTGGGGACGGCCACCGTGCTGCTCGTCGCGGTCACCGCGCTGGCCACCTGGTACGCCGGGCAGAAGCTGCGGACGCTGAAGCTGGCGGGCGAGGAGTAG
- the pheA gene encoding prephenate dehydratase, producing the protein MPASYAYLGPEGTFTEVALRTLPEAATRELVPFVSVQSALDAVRAGEAEAAFVPIENSVEGGITTTLDELVAGEPLTIYREVLLSITFALLVRPGTKLTDIKTVSAHPAAQPQVRNWLRTHLPDAVWESAASNADAARLVQEGRYDAAFAGEFAAARYGLEALETGIHDAENAQTRFVLVGRPARPAAPTGADKTSVVLWQRDDHPGALRDLLGEFASRGINLMLLQSRPTGAGIGNYCFCIDAEGHISDRRMAEALTGLKRICLQVRFLGSYPRADITPTEARPTPPGTSDEEFMAAADWVTRCQDGRF; encoded by the coding sequence ATGCCAGCGAGCTATGCGTATCTCGGCCCCGAGGGCACCTTCACCGAAGTCGCCCTGCGGACGCTCCCGGAAGCCGCCACCCGGGAACTCGTTCCGTTCGTGTCGGTGCAGTCCGCGCTGGACGCGGTGCGGGCCGGCGAGGCCGAGGCGGCGTTCGTGCCGATCGAGAACTCCGTCGAGGGCGGCATCACCACCACCCTGGACGAGCTGGTCGCGGGCGAGCCGCTGACCATCTACCGCGAGGTTCTGCTGTCCATCACCTTCGCGCTGCTGGTCCGGCCCGGCACGAAGCTCACGGATATCAAGACCGTCTCCGCCCACCCGGCGGCCCAGCCCCAGGTCCGCAACTGGCTGCGCACGCACCTCCCGGACGCGGTCTGGGAGTCGGCCGCCTCCAACGCGGACGCCGCCCGCCTGGTCCAGGAGGGCCGCTACGACGCCGCCTTCGCCGGCGAGTTCGCCGCCGCCCGGTACGGCCTCGAGGCCCTGGAGACCGGGATCCACGACGCGGAGAACGCACAGACCCGGTTCGTGCTGGTCGGCCGCCCGGCACGGCCCGCCGCCCCGACCGGCGCCGACAAGACTTCGGTGGTGCTGTGGCAGCGCGACGACCACCCGGGCGCGCTCCGCGACCTGCTCGGCGAGTTCGCCTCGCGCGGCATCAACCTCATGCTGCTGCAGTCCCGGCCGACCGGCGCCGGCATCGGCAACTACTGCTTCTGCATCGACGCCGAGGGCCATATCTCCGACCGGAGGATGGCGGAGGCGCTGACGGGGCTGAAGCGGATCTGTCTCCAGGTCCGCTTCCTCGGCTCCTACCCGCGCGCCGACATCACACCGACCGAGGCCCGTCCGACGCCGCCGGGGACATCGGACGAGGAGTTCATGGCGGCGGCGGACTGGGTGACGCGCTGCCAGGACGGCCGTTTCTAG
- a CDS encoding HAD family hydrolase, producing the protein MTGFLYRLIATDLDGTLLRSDESVSQRTRDALAAATAAGAAHIVVTGRAVPWTRHILDDLGYDGLAVCGQGAQVYDAGAHRLLTSVTLDRQLAGVALAKIEAEVGPLYLAAGRDGLDGDVLVGPGYAVTGSLPATPFTDVSDLWAAPLNKIYIQHPTLSDDALADAARQAAGGFVTVAMAGEGIVELLPLGLSKATGLSLAARRLGLRAADTIAFGDMPNDIPMFAWAGHGVAMANAHEELRVVSDEVTASNEEDGIAVVLERLLP; encoded by the coding sequence GTGACCGGCTTCCTGTACCGGCTGATCGCCACCGACCTTGACGGAACGCTTCTGCGCTCCGACGAGTCGGTCTCGCAGCGCACCCGTGACGCGCTCGCCGCGGCCACCGCGGCGGGCGCGGCCCACATCGTCGTCACCGGCCGCGCGGTCCCGTGGACCCGGCACATCCTGGACGACCTCGGTTACGACGGCCTCGCCGTCTGCGGCCAGGGCGCACAGGTCTACGACGCGGGTGCGCACCGCCTGCTGACCTCGGTCACCCTGGACCGGCAGCTGGCGGGCGTGGCCCTGGCCAAGATCGAGGCCGAGGTGGGCCCGCTGTACCTGGCGGCCGGTCGCGACGGCCTCGACGGTGACGTCCTGGTGGGCCCGGGCTACGCGGTCACCGGTTCCCTCCCCGCCACTCCGTTCACGGACGTCTCCGACCTCTGGGCGGCTCCGCTGAACAAGATCTACATACAGCATCCGACGCTGTCCGACGACGCGCTGGCCGACGCGGCCCGACAGGCGGCCGGCGGCTTCGTCACAGTGGCCATGGCGGGCGAGGGCATCGTGGAACTCCTCCCGCTGGGCCTCTCCAAGGCCACAGGCCTGTCTCTGGCGGCCCGCCGCCTCGGCCTGAGGGCAGCCGACACGATCGCCTTCGGCGATATGCCGAACGACATCCCCATGTTCGCCTGGGCCGGGCACGGGGTGGCGATGGCCAACGCCCATGAGGAACTCCGCGTGGTCTCCGACGAGGTCACGGCGTCCAACGAGGAGGACGGCATCGCGGTGGTACTGGAGCGATTGCTGCCGTAG
- the efeB gene encoding iron uptake transporter deferrochelatase/peroxidase subunit, with the protein MPDPSIPQTRTSAEVSQEPESTGGHGVSRRTLLGTAGATGLMLGAAGGAAGYAAAPAPATPLTSVGSNRAMFHGKHQPGITEGLQARGHLAAFDLAAGAGRKEATALLRRWSTTAERLMAGEAAPHDDTDVARDAGPSSLTITFGFGHGFFGKTGLDKQRPSALDPLPDFSSDHLDKTRSDGDLWVQIGADDALVAFHALRAIQKDAGGAARLRWQMNGFNRAPGATAHPMTARNLMGQLDGTRNPKPTDSDFDQRIFVPAAGEPAWMANGSYAVVRRIRMLLDDWEKLSVFAQEQVIGRRKANGAPLSGGGETTPMDLEKTDAKGEYVVPLNAHARITRPDKNGGAAMLRRPFSYHDGFDADGTPDAGLLFVCWQADPLRGFVPVQRKLDRGDALSQFIRHEASGLFAVPGGAAKGEYVGQRLLEG; encoded by the coding sequence ATGCCCGACCCGTCCATCCCCCAGACCCGCACGTCCGCCGAGGTGTCGCAGGAGCCCGAGTCCACCGGCGGCCACGGCGTCTCCCGGCGCACACTGCTCGGCACCGCGGGCGCCACCGGGCTCATGCTCGGCGCGGCCGGCGGGGCCGCGGGCTACGCCGCCGCACCCGCCCCGGCCACCCCGCTGACCTCGGTGGGCTCCAACCGGGCGATGTTTCACGGGAAACATCAGCCCGGCATCACCGAGGGGCTCCAGGCGCGCGGCCATCTCGCCGCCTTCGACCTGGCGGCGGGCGCGGGCCGCAAGGAGGCCACGGCCCTGCTGCGCCGCTGGTCGACGACGGCCGAGCGGCTGATGGCGGGCGAGGCCGCACCGCACGACGACACCGATGTGGCCCGCGATGCCGGGCCCTCCTCGCTGACCATCACCTTCGGCTTCGGGCACGGCTTCTTCGGCAAGACCGGTCTGGACAAGCAGCGGCCGAGCGCGCTGGACCCGCTGCCGGACTTCTCCTCCGACCACCTGGACAAGACACGCAGCGACGGCGACCTCTGGGTGCAGATCGGTGCGGACGACGCCCTGGTCGCCTTCCACGCCCTGCGCGCGATCCAGAAGGACGCGGGCGGCGCGGCCCGGCTGCGCTGGCAGATGAACGGCTTCAACCGCGCCCCGGGTGCCACCGCCCACCCCATGACCGCCCGCAACCTCATGGGCCAGCTGGACGGCACCCGCAATCCGAAGCCCACCGACTCCGACTTCGACCAGCGGATCTTCGTGCCCGCCGCGGGCGAGCCGGCCTGGATGGCGAACGGCTCCTACGCCGTCGTACGCCGTATCCGGATGCTCCTGGACGACTGGGAGAAGCTGTCGGTCTTTGCCCAGGAGCAGGTCATCGGGCGCCGCAAGGCCAACGGGGCGCCGCTGTCCGGGGGTGGCGAGACGACCCCGATGGACCTGGAGAAGACGGATGCCAAGGGCGAGTACGTCGTCCCGCTCAACGCGCACGCCCGGATCACCCGGCCCGACAAGAACGGCGGCGCGGCCATGCTGCGGCGTCCCTTCTCCTACCACGACGGCTTCGACGCGGACGGCACGCCCGACGCCGGCCTGCTCTTCGTCTGCTGGCAGGCGGACCCGCTGCGCGGCTTCGTACCGGTACAGCGCAAGCTCGACCGGGGCGACGCGCTCTCGCAGTTCATCCGGCACGAGGCGAGCGGCTTGTTCGCGGTACCGGGCGGGGCGGCGAAGGGCGAGTACGTGGGGCAGCGGCTGCTGGAGGGATAG
- a CDS encoding ABC transporter ATP-binding protein codes for MIATESLSKRFPRVTALDRLSVDIGAGVTGLVGANGAGKSTLIKILLGLSPATEGSAEVLGLDVATKGGAIRERVGYMPEHDCLPPDVSATEFVVHMARMSGLPPTAARERTADTLRHVGLYEERYRPIGGYSTGMKQRVKLAQALVHDPQLVFLDEPTNGLDPVGRDEMLGLIRRIHTEFGISVLVTSHLLGELERTCDHVVIIDGGKLLRSSSTTDFTQTTTTLAIEVTDSDTHPDGTRAVRDELHARGVETHAEGAGLPGAGHILLLTAQGEETYDLVRDVVADLGLGLVRMEQRRHHISEVFTSRDEHDSDEHGSDEQRKEAVGHGG; via the coding sequence GTGATCGCGACCGAAAGCCTGAGCAAGCGGTTCCCCCGGGTGACCGCTCTCGACCGGCTGTCCGTGGACATCGGAGCCGGTGTGACCGGACTCGTCGGAGCCAACGGCGCCGGCAAGTCCACCCTGATCAAGATCCTGCTGGGTCTCTCCCCCGCCACAGAGGGCAGCGCCGAGGTGCTCGGCCTCGACGTCGCCACCAAGGGCGGCGCCATCCGCGAGCGCGTCGGCTACATGCCGGAGCACGACTGCCTGCCCCCGGACGTCTCGGCCACCGAGTTCGTCGTCCACATGGCGCGCATGTCCGGCCTCCCGCCCACCGCCGCGCGCGAGCGCACCGCGGACACCCTGCGCCACGTCGGGCTGTACGAGGAGCGCTACCGCCCCATCGGCGGCTACTCGACCGGCATGAAGCAGCGCGTCAAACTCGCCCAGGCGCTGGTGCACGACCCGCAGCTGGTGTTCCTGGACGAGCCGACCAACGGCCTCGACCCGGTCGGCCGGGACGAGATGCTCGGCCTGATCCGCCGCATCCACACCGAGTTCGGCATCTCGGTCCTGGTCACCTCCCATCTGCTGGGCGAGTTGGAGCGCACCTGCGACCACGTCGTCATCATCGACGGCGGCAAGCTCCTGCGCTCCAGCTCCACCACCGACTTCACGCAGACCACGACCACCCTCGCGATCGAGGTCACCGACAGCGACACCCACCCCGACGGCACCCGCGCGGTCCGCGACGAGCTCCACGCGCGCGGGGTGGAGACGCACGCCGAGGGCGCGGGCCTGCCCGGCGCCGGGCACATCCTGTTGCTCACCGCCCAGGGCGAGGAGACGTACGACCTGGTCCGGGACGTGGTCGCCGACCTCGGCCTCGGCCTGGTCCGCATGGAGCAGCGCCGACACCACATCTCCGAGGTGTTCACCAGCAGGGACGAGCACGACAGCGACGAGCACGGCAGCGACGAGCAGCGGAAGGAGGCCGTCGGCCATGGCGGTTGA
- a CDS encoding ABC transporter ATP-binding protein yields the protein MTTLSIDHVSRWFGNVVAVNDITMTIGPGVTGLLGPNGAGKSTLINMMGGFLAPSTGTVTLDGQPVWRNEQIYRHIGIVPEREAMYDFLTGREFVVANAELHGLGAKAAQKALATVEMEYAQDRRIATYSKGMRQRVKMASALVHEPSLLLLDEPFNGMDPRQRMQLMDLLRKMGDEGRTVLFSSHILEEVEQLARHIEVVVAGRHAASGDFRKIRRLMTDRPHRYLVRSSDDRALAAALIADPSTAGIEVDMSEGALRIQAVDFGRFTALLPKVARDHGIRLLTVSPSDESLESVFSYLVAA from the coding sequence GTGACCACGCTCAGCATCGACCATGTCTCCCGCTGGTTCGGCAACGTGGTCGCCGTCAACGACATCACGATGACCATCGGCCCCGGCGTCACCGGCCTGCTCGGCCCCAACGGCGCCGGAAAGTCCACCCTGATCAACATGATGGGCGGCTTCCTCGCCCCCTCCACCGGCACCGTCACCCTCGACGGACAGCCGGTGTGGCGCAACGAGCAGATCTACCGGCACATCGGCATCGTCCCCGAGCGCGAGGCGATGTACGACTTCCTCACCGGCCGCGAGTTCGTCGTAGCCAACGCCGAACTGCACGGCCTCGGCGCCAAGGCGGCGCAGAAGGCGCTGGCCACGGTCGAGATGGAGTACGCGCAGGACCGCAGGATCGCCACGTACTCCAAGGGCATGCGCCAGCGCGTGAAGATGGCGAGCGCGCTGGTCCACGAGCCCTCTCTGCTCCTGCTGGACGAGCCGTTCAACGGCATGGACCCGCGCCAGCGCATGCAACTGATGGATCTGCTGCGGAAGATGGGCGACGAGGGCCGCACCGTGCTGTTCTCCTCGCACATCCTCGAAGAGGTCGAGCAGCTCGCCCGGCACATCGAGGTCGTCGTCGCCGGACGACACGCGGCCAGCGGCGACTTCCGCAAGATCCGCCGGCTGATGACCGACCGCCCGCACCGCTATCTGGTCCGCTCCAGCGACGACCGCGCGCTTGCGGCCGCGCTGATCGCCGACCCCTCGACGGCCGGCATCGAGGTCGACATGAGCGAGGGCGCGCTGCGCATCCAGGCCGTCGACTTCGGCCGTTTCACCGCCCTGCTGCCGAAGGTCGCCCGGGACCACGGCATCCGGCTCCTCACGGTCTCGCCGTCCGACGAGTCCCTGGAGTCCGTCTTCTCGTATCTGGTCGCGGCGTAG
- a CDS encoding SDR family oxidoreductase → MTLKGARERRVVTGGVDLCVAELGDPEAPTVMLVHGYPDSKEVWSEVAVRLADRFHVVLYDVRGHGRSTAPQPLRGGFTLAKLTDDFLAVADAVSPDRPVHLVGHDWGSVQSWEFVTVGSTEGRIASFTSISGPSLDHFGHWINARVKRPTPRRVGQLLGQGAKSWYVYLLHTPALPELAWRGPLGKRWPRILQRVEKVPAGDYPTSSLPSDAAHGAWLYRDNVRARLTRPRPDAYAHAPVQLITPQGDAFLSERLYDDLEQWVPQLTRRTLPAKHWVPRTRPDQLTSWIEEFVMSVDGGRLEPKATGRHADRFGGQLVLVTGAGSGIGRATAFAFAEAGARVVAVDRDTEAAARTAELSRLIGAPEAWAETADVSDEQAMEKLAEKVHREYGVLDVLVNNAGIGLSGSFFATTTEDWRKVLDVNLWGVIHGCRLFGARMAERGQGGHIVNIASAAAFQPSRALPAYSTSKAAVLMLSECLRAELAGQVIGVSAICPGIVNTNITATARFAGVDEAEERRRQKNSARLYGLRNYPPEKVAEAILDAVTHNRAVVPVTPEAKGAHALSRFMPGALRRLARVEPKL, encoded by the coding sequence GTGACGCTGAAGGGTGCGCGGGAGCGCCGGGTGGTGACCGGCGGGGTCGATCTGTGCGTGGCCGAGCTGGGCGATCCGGAAGCGCCGACGGTGATGCTGGTGCACGGCTACCCGGACAGCAAGGAGGTCTGGTCGGAGGTCGCTGTCCGCCTCGCCGACCGCTTCCACGTCGTCCTGTACGACGTCCGGGGCCACGGCCGCTCCACGGCGCCCCAGCCGCTGCGCGGTGGCTTCACCCTCGCCAAGCTCACGGACGACTTCCTGGCCGTGGCGGACGCGGTGAGCCCGGACCGCCCGGTGCACCTGGTAGGCCACGACTGGGGTTCGGTGCAGTCGTGGGAGTTTGTCACGGTGGGCAGCACGGAGGGCCGTATTGCCTCCTTCACCTCCATCTCCGGGCCGTCCCTGGACCACTTCGGGCACTGGATCAACGCGCGCGTGAAGCGTCCGACGCCCCGCCGGGTGGGCCAGCTCCTCGGCCAGGGCGCCAAGTCCTGGTACGTGTATCTGCTGCACACACCGGCCCTGCCGGAGCTGGCCTGGCGCGGCCCGCTCGGCAAGCGCTGGCCGAGGATCCTGCAGCGGGTCGAGAAGGTCCCTGCCGGGGACTACCCGACCTCCTCCCTTCCCTCGGACGCGGCACACGGCGCCTGGCTGTACCGGGACAACGTCCGCGCCCGGCTGACCAGGCCGCGCCCCGACGCGTACGCGCACGCGCCCGTGCAGCTCATCACACCCCAGGGGGACGCGTTTCTCTCCGAGCGTCTCTACGACGACCTGGAGCAGTGGGTGCCCCAGCTGACCCGCCGCACGCTCCCGGCCAAGCACTGGGTCCCGCGCACCCGCCCCGATCAACTCACGTCCTGGATCGAGGAATTCGTCATGTCCGTGGACGGTGGCCGCCTCGAACCGAAGGCCACCGGCCGCCACGCCGACCGGTTCGGCGGGCAGTTGGTGCTGGTCACCGGGGCGGGCAGCGGCATCGGCCGGGCCACGGCGTTCGCGTTCGCGGAGGCGGGCGCGCGCGTGGTGGCCGTCGACCGCGACACCGAGGCCGCCGCCCGCACCGCCGAGCTGTCCCGGCTGATCGGCGCGCCCGAAGCCTGGGCGGAGACGGCCGACGTCTCCGACGAGCAGGCGATGGAGAAGCTGGCCGAGAAGGTGCACCGCGAGTACGGCGTGCTGGACGTGCTGGTCAACAACGCGGGCATCGGTCTGTCGGGCTCCTTCTTCGCCACGACGACCGAAGACTGGCGCAAGGTCCTGGACGTCAACCTCTGGGGCGTGATCCACGGTTGCCGGCTCTTCGGCGCGCGGATGGCCGAGCGCGGCCAGGGCGGCCACATCGTCAACATCGCCTCGGCGGCGGCCTTCCAGCCCTCCCGGGCCCTGCCCGCCTACAGCACGTCCAAGGCCGCTGTCCTGATGCTCTCCGAGTGTCTGCGCGCCGAACTCGCCGGTCAGGTCATCGGAGTGAGCGCGATATGCCCTGGGATCGTCAACACGAACATCACGGCCACCGCCCGCTTCGCCGGCGTGGACGAGGCCGAGGAGCGCCGCCGCCAGAAGAACTCCGCCCGCCTGTACGGCCTGCGCAACTACCCCCCGGAGAAGGTCGCCGAGGCGATCCTGGACGCGGTGACCCACAACCGAGCGGTCGTCCCGGTGACCCCGGAGGCCAAGGGCGCCCATGCGTTGTCCCGGTTCATGCCGGGGGCACTGCGGCGACTTGCGCGGGTGGAACCGAAGTTGTGA
- a CDS encoding ABC transporter permease subunit, producing the protein MAVEQPLTTPAGDQTRIHDIGYRGYDGPRLGRAYARRSLYSQSLRGAYGLGRSAKSKVLPMLLFTVMCVPAAIMVAVAVATKAHELPVAYTRYAIMMQAVISLYVAAQAPQAVSRDLRFKTVPLYFSRPIETADYVRAKFASLASAIFVLTAAPLLVMYVGALLSKLGFAHQTKEFAEGLVSVALLSLLFAGIGLVIAAVTPRRGFGIAAVIAVLIISYGAVSTLQAIANVQNHTSAIPWIGLFSPVTLIDGVQSAFLGATARNPGAINPSAGQGVLYVLAVLALIAGSYGLLMRRYKKVGL; encoded by the coding sequence ATGGCGGTTGAGCAGCCCCTGACCACCCCTGCGGGCGACCAGACCCGCATCCACGACATCGGCTACCGCGGCTACGACGGCCCCCGCCTCGGCCGTGCCTACGCCCGCCGCTCGCTGTACTCGCAGTCCCTGCGCGGCGCCTACGGCCTCGGCCGCTCGGCCAAGTCCAAGGTGCTGCCCATGCTGCTGTTCACGGTGATGTGCGTGCCCGCGGCCATCATGGTGGCCGTCGCGGTCGCCACCAAGGCGCACGAACTGCCGGTGGCCTACACCCGCTACGCGATCATGATGCAGGCCGTGATCAGCCTCTACGTCGCCGCGCAGGCACCCCAGGCCGTCTCCCGCGACCTGCGCTTCAAGACCGTACCGCTGTACTTCTCGCGGCCCATCGAGACCGCCGACTACGTCCGCGCCAAGTTCGCGTCACTCGCCTCGGCGATCTTCGTTCTGACCGCCGCTCCCCTGCTCGTGATGTACGTGGGCGCGCTGCTGTCCAAGCTGGGATTCGCCCACCAGACGAAGGAATTCGCCGAGGGACTGGTCTCCGTGGCGCTGCTTTCCCTGCTCTTCGCCGGTATCGGCCTGGTCATCGCCGCCGTCACCCCGCGCCGCGGCTTCGGTATCGCCGCCGTGATCGCCGTGCTGATCATCTCCTACGGCGCGGTCAGCACGCTCCAGGCCATCGCCAACGTGCAGAACCACACCTCCGCCATCCCGTGGATCGGCCTGTTCTCGCCCGTCACGCTCATCGACGGCGTCCAGTCGGCCTTCCTGGGCGCGACCGCCCGCAACCCCGGGGCGATCAACCCGTCGGCCGGACAGGGCGTGCTCTACGTCCTGGCCGTGCTCGCCCTGATCGCCGGCAGCTACGGCCTGCTGATGCGCCGCTACAAGAAGGTGGGACTGTGA